In Yersinia enterocolitica subsp. enterocolitica, one DNA window encodes the following:
- the otnI gene encoding 2-oxo-tetronate isomerase, translating into MPKFAANLSMMFTEVPFLERFKAAKDTGFGGVEFLFPYDYPADQLAAKLKEQGLQQVLFNTLPGDISAGEWGLAALPSREKEARRDIDLALEYALALGCPSIHIMAGVVPVGADRKNYQQTFIDNVRYAADRFAEHNINVMIEALNPKIKPNYLFSSQYQTLELVNLINRPNVFTQLDLFHAQIVDGNLSHLITAFAGRYGHIQIASVPGRHEPDEGEINYAYLFGLLDEINYKGWIGCEYHPRAGTVAGLSWIQPYLS; encoded by the coding sequence ATGCCTAAGTTTGCTGCTAATTTATCCATGATGTTTACAGAAGTTCCTTTCCTTGAACGTTTCAAGGCGGCAAAAGACACGGGCTTCGGTGGTGTGGAGTTTTTATTTCCCTACGATTATCCAGCAGATCAATTGGCGGCGAAATTGAAAGAGCAAGGTTTGCAACAGGTGTTGTTTAATACCCTTCCCGGCGATATTAGTGCTGGTGAATGGGGGCTGGCGGCGCTGCCGAGTCGAGAAAAAGAAGCTCGCCGTGATATTGATTTGGCTTTGGAATATGCGCTGGCACTGGGCTGCCCATCTATTCATATCATGGCTGGTGTGGTACCTGTAGGCGCAGACCGAAAAAATTATCAACAGACATTCATCGACAATGTGCGTTATGCCGCTGACCGGTTTGCCGAGCATAATATTAATGTCATGATTGAAGCGTTAAATCCGAAGATAAAACCTAACTACCTGTTCTCCAGCCAATATCAAACATTGGAATTGGTTAACCTCATCAACCGTCCTAATGTATTTACGCAGTTGGATCTATTCCATGCGCAGATAGTGGACGGTAATCTCAGCCATTTAATTACCGCGTTCGCAGGGCGCTATGGGCATATTCAGATTGCATCAGTACCGGGCCGTCATGAACCCGATGAAGGTGAGATTAATTACGCCTATTTATTTGGACTACTGGATGAGATTAACTACAAGGGGTGGATTGGTTGCGAATATCACCCGAGAGCAGGTACCGTGGCAGGGCTGAGTTGGATACAACCCTATTTATCATAA